A single window of Chitinophaga sp. XS-30 DNA harbors:
- a CDS encoding GNAT family N-acetyltransferase, producing the protein MIIRTATTGDIAQMQIVRNAVTENVLSNPDLVTDEDYHRFLDISGKGWVCVIGDAIAGFAIVDLQDHNIWALFLKPEFERRGIGRQLHDTMLDWYFEQTTKEVWLGTAPGTRAEKFYRKAGWTETGMRGKGEIKFVMRYEHWMEKKG; encoded by the coding sequence ATGATCATCAGAACAGCAACGACCGGTGACATTGCACAAATGCAGATCGTAAGAAATGCCGTTACGGAAAATGTTTTGTCCAATCCGGATCTGGTTACCGATGAGGATTATCACCGTTTCCTCGACATCAGCGGAAAGGGATGGGTTTGTGTGATCGGGGATGCAATTGCTGGTTTTGCCATTGTTGATCTGCAAGACCATAACATCTGGGCGCTGTTCCTGAAACCTGAATTTGAAAGGCGCGGCATTGGCAGGCAACTTCATGATACGATGCTGGACTGGTATTTTGAGCAGACGACGAAAGAAGTATGGCTGGGGACCGCACCCGGTACACGGGCAGAAAAATTCTACCGGAAAGCGGGCTGGACGGAAACGGGCATGCGCGGAAAGGGCGAAATAAAGTTCGTCATGCGGTATGAGCATTGGATGGAAAAGAAGGGATGA
- a CDS encoding RNA polymerase sigma factor translates to MDSGLNADALLWQAFQQGDRRAFAAIYRQYFRNLYEYGLRVAEDKSLVKDSIQDLFIKLWSNRLQLSSVRNVKSYLLVSLRSTIFNKTKQSRRTKIIGIEDQHSFELNFTVESAYLEKEAVSERSRNLLNALNQLTPKQKEIIYLKYFEELEYNEIAAILNISVKATYKLSARAIVALREIMNTPGFSLLMIISLAKEELLS, encoded by the coding sequence ATGGACAGTGGCTTAAATGCTGACGCTTTATTGTGGCAGGCCTTTCAGCAAGGTGACCGCCGTGCCTTTGCGGCCATATACCGGCAGTACTTCAGGAACCTGTATGAATATGGACTGCGGGTTGCTGAGGATAAAAGCCTCGTGAAAGACAGTATCCAGGACCTGTTCATAAAACTCTGGTCCAACCGCCTGCAGCTGTCCAGTGTCCGGAACGTTAAATCATATTTGCTCGTATCGCTGCGCAGCACCATTTTTAATAAAACAAAACAATCCAGGCGCACAAAGATCATCGGCATAGAGGATCAGCACTCGTTTGAACTGAACTTTACGGTGGAGTCGGCTTACCTCGAAAAAGAAGCTGTTTCCGAAAGGAGCAGAAACCTGCTCAATGCGTTGAACCAACTTACGCCCAAACAAAAAGAGATCATCTACCTGAAGTATTTTGAAGAACTGGAGTATAACGAGATCGCTGCTATTCTGAACATCTCCGTAAAAGCAACCTATAAACTATCTGCCAGGGCCATCGTAGCGCTGCGGGAGATCATGAACACCCCGGGCTTCTCGTTGCTGATGATCATCAGCCTGGCAAAAGAGGAACTGCTTTCCTGA
- a CDS encoding TonB-dependent receptor translates to MRKLAALYLLALSLLVCATAGAQTTIPLKNALDEVTRIFGTKFVYERSTIGNKTTTVDVEAQKDQPVEKVLKSILYPNNLLFLYIDVNHYTIVRNDKKSIPVPGTIDIRGLVPRLPKDTAVEGKISGIVVSADDQPLSGVSITAPDGGAITDLNGRFSVSAKANDIVTLTSVGYRPLSVRLKASGQRLVMTLDQRQIDEVVVIAYGSQSRKDLTGSISTISGKDISELPPTVNLEQALQGRAAGVMVVQESGQPGSATRVRIRGSSSLLGSNQPLYVVDGIPVVAEGNIPDDGSAFNTAMIRQGLNSPLANINTEDIESISVLKDASATAIYGSRAANGVVIVTTKKGKGKPVYTFSTSLSYQKAQTEKMLNAQQFREIWTEAANNATSTAAIVQDIKDGSYFGNGNTDWSKEVTPGDPLTKNVNFSVSGGTDKIKYYSSLGAQDQMGGFHNAYFKRYSFLLNLNLAVSRRINLGTSVNLSSSTQGSPDAALLTRIYSFRPDLPVYDSAGYYSSSNYHNFENPVALAAATNVNRTGLLLGSIFGDIRITDELVFKSSLAVNYSTGKQRSFYPSFTFTGGFTRNGPGPGFAQESNTENYSTLWENTLTYDKTFADRHVVNGVLGASWQGDNQEFLKASGKGFPQDFTLTNLSSATQDFEIASNKKQSGLISYFGRVNYQYNDKYMLTLSARADGSSKFASENKWAFFPTVAAAWRISEESIFSSLQFIDDLKIRASIGMTGQQNFGPYQWRTLFDAANYGGMPAVVQSQLGNSRLKWELTRQTDIGLDFSLFRGRLNGAFDIYEKNTTDLLYFYKAPGNTGAGNVIGNLGNTKNNGMELSLDGDIIRNGSFTWNLGLNIARNRNRLVKLNDDFLNKSTGFITPPNTGSVLQPGQPIGLLYGHIAEGIFQTQEEIDALNAAAGGFYQAAGTSPGDIKFRDSNGDGRVTSADQTIIGNAVPDFSGGFTNAFEFKGLRLSSLFVYAMGNDLRWGTQAQAINFTSAALENKMSIVLDRWTPENGGSQPRVVYGDPNSNGRVSSFYVYDASFLRLKNVHLSYNFPGGLLSGTRFIKTAMVYISGTNLLTFTKYPGANPETSNLYNDDVSTGLDNSRFPIAKVYTVGLRVGF, encoded by the coding sequence ATGAGAAAACTTGCCGCGCTATATCTGTTAGCGCTGTCACTGCTGGTATGCGCTACTGCGGGCGCCCAGACCACCATCCCGCTGAAAAATGCGCTGGATGAAGTAACCAGGATCTTCGGGACCAAATTCGTGTATGAAAGGTCCACCATCGGGAACAAAACAACAACGGTAGATGTGGAGGCGCAGAAAGACCAGCCGGTGGAAAAAGTGCTGAAAAGCATTTTATATCCGAATAATCTGCTGTTCCTGTATATTGATGTGAATCATTATACCATCGTCAGGAATGATAAAAAGAGCATTCCTGTTCCCGGAACGATTGATATCAGGGGGCTCGTGCCTCGGTTGCCGAAGGATACTGCCGTTGAAGGAAAGATATCGGGTATTGTGGTTTCAGCCGATGATCAGCCATTGAGCGGCGTGAGCATTACGGCGCCGGATGGCGGTGCCATCACTGATTTGAACGGGCGTTTCTCCGTTTCCGCAAAAGCCAATGACATTGTAACGCTTACCTCTGTAGGCTACCGCCCCTTGTCTGTCCGTTTAAAAGCAAGCGGCCAGCGGCTGGTGATGACATTGGACCAGCGGCAGATCGATGAAGTGGTGGTGATCGCTTATGGCTCGCAGAGCAGAAAAGACCTCACCGGTTCCATATCCACTATTTCCGGTAAAGACATTTCCGAACTTCCGCCGACGGTCAACCTGGAGCAGGCGTTGCAGGGCAGGGCCGCAGGTGTAATGGTGGTGCAGGAATCCGGGCAGCCCGGCAGCGCCACCCGCGTGCGGATAAGGGGCAGCTCCTCGCTGCTGGGTTCCAATCAGCCTTTATATGTAGTGGACGGGATTCCCGTAGTGGCCGAAGGCAATATCCCGGATGACGGTTCTGCATTTAACACCGCCATGATCCGGCAGGGATTGAACAGCCCACTGGCAAATATCAATACGGAAGACATTGAATCGATCAGTGTGCTGAAAGATGCGTCCGCAACGGCCATCTACGGCTCCAGAGCCGCTAACGGCGTGGTGATCGTCACCACAAAGAAAGGCAAGGGAAAGCCGGTGTACACGTTCAGCACTTCCCTCAGCTATCAGAAAGCACAAACGGAAAAAATGCTGAATGCGCAGCAGTTCCGGGAAATATGGACGGAAGCGGCGAATAACGCTACTTCCACTGCGGCTATTGTGCAGGATATTAAAGACGGCTCCTATTTCGGGAATGGCAATACAGACTGGTCGAAAGAAGTAACACCCGGCGATCCGCTGACGAAGAACGTCAACTTCTCCGTTTCCGGCGGTACGGACAAAATCAAATACTACAGTTCGCTGGGCGCGCAGGATCAGATGGGCGGCTTTCATAATGCCTATTTCAAACGGTATTCCTTCCTCCTTAACCTGAACCTTGCCGTTTCCCGCAGGATCAACCTCGGCACATCGGTAAACCTGTCTTCCTCCACACAAGGCTCCCCGGATGCGGCGCTTTTAACTCGGATCTATTCTTTCCGGCCCGATCTTCCGGTGTATGATTCCGCAGGCTACTATTCTTCTTCCAACTACCACAATTTCGAGAACCCGGTAGCATTGGCCGCGGCAACGAACGTTAACCGCACCGGTTTGCTGTTAGGTTCCATTTTCGGCGATATCAGGATCACGGATGAACTGGTCTTCAAATCTTCCCTGGCGGTCAACTACAGTACCGGCAAGCAAAGGAGCTTTTATCCGAGTTTCACCTTTACCGGCGGGTTCACCCGAAACGGCCCCGGCCCGGGCTTCGCCCAGGAAAGCAATACCGAAAACTACTCCACTTTATGGGAGAATACGCTGACGTATGACAAGACCTTTGCTGACAGACATGTCGTGAACGGCGTTTTGGGCGCCTCCTGGCAAGGGGACAACCAGGAATTCCTGAAAGCCTCCGGCAAAGGGTTCCCGCAGGACTTCACCCTCACCAATCTTTCCAGTGCCACACAGGATTTCGAGATCGCTTCCAATAAAAAGCAAAGCGGGCTGATCTCTTATTTCGGGCGCGTAAACTATCAGTACAACGATAAATACATGCTCACCCTGTCCGCCCGGGCAGACGGATCATCCAAATTCGCATCGGAAAACAAATGGGCATTCTTCCCCACCGTTGCGGCGGCCTGGAGAATATCCGAGGAAAGCATCTTCAGTTCCCTGCAGTTTATTGACGATCTGAAAATAAGAGCCAGCATTGGCATGACGGGGCAGCAGAATTTCGGGCCCTATCAATGGCGTACTTTGTTTGACGCAGCCAACTACGGTGGAATGCCTGCCGTAGTACAGAGCCAGTTGGGTAACAGCCGCCTGAAGTGGGAGCTTACCCGGCAGACGGATATCGGGCTGGATTTTTCCCTGTTCCGCGGCCGCCTGAATGGTGCGTTCGATATCTATGAGAAAAATACCACTGATCTGCTGTATTTCTATAAAGCCCCTGGTAATACCGGCGCCGGCAATGTGATCGGCAACCTGGGCAATACGAAGAACAACGGCATGGAACTGTCGCTGGACGGAGACATCATCAGGAACGGGAGTTTTACCTGGAATTTAGGACTGAACATCGCCCGCAACCGTAACCGGCTGGTGAAACTGAACGACGATTTTCTGAATAAATCAACCGGCTTCATTACGCCGCCCAATACCGGTTCCGTATTGCAGCCCGGGCAGCCGATAGGTTTGCTGTATGGCCATATTGCTGAAGGCATATTTCAGACGCAAGAAGAGATTGACGCTTTGAACGCAGCTGCGGGTGGTTTTTACCAGGCAGCCGGCACATCGCCGGGTGATATCAAATTCAGGGATAGTAATGGTGACGGCAGGGTAACGTCGGCAGACCAGACCATTATCGGCAATGCCGTTCCCGATTTCTCCGGTGGTTTCACCAATGCATTCGAGTTTAAAGGTTTACGCCTGTCTTCTTTATTCGTGTACGCAATGGGGAACGATCTTCGCTGGGGCACACAGGCGCAGGCGATCAACTTTACCTCTGCAGCCCTGGAAAACAAGATGTCGATCGTCCTGGACCGCTGGACGCCGGAGAATGGCGGCAGTCAACCCCGGGTAGTGTATGGCGATCCCAACTCCAACGGTAGGGTTTCCAGTTTTTATGTATATGATGCCTCTTTCCTGCGGTTGAAGAATGTTCACCTGTCCTACAACTTTCCGGGCGGACTGCTGAGCGGCACGCGCTTCATCAAAACGGCCATGGTGTATATCAGTGGAACCAACCTGCTGACCTTCACAAAATATCCCGGCGCCAATCCGGAAACAAGCAACCTGTACAATGATGATGTGAGTACCGGTCTGGATAACAGCCGGTTCCCGATAGCCAAGGTGTACACTGTAGGCCTCAGGGTTGGATTCTAG
- a CDS encoding response regulator produces the protein MTNTTTTTTDKKQKLLIIEDEGEMCLLINMLLDGKGLEVEHVKTISETVEYFQQHQPAIVLLDNRLPDGFGVDLISFIRKKYPATKIIMISGVDTTIKDLALENGADAFLEKPFTKAEIWQVINSFLN, from the coding sequence ATGACAAACACCACCACCACCACCACGGATAAAAAGCAAAAGCTCCTGATCATCGAAGACGAAGGAGAGATGTGCCTCCTGATCAATATGCTGCTGGACGGCAAAGGACTTGAAGTGGAGCATGTAAAAACTATTTCCGAAACTGTGGAATATTTTCAACAGCATCAACCCGCCATCGTGCTGCTCGATAACCGGCTGCCGGACGGATTCGGCGTAGACCTGATCAGTTTTATCCGGAAAAAATACCCTGCCACAAAGATCATTATGATCTCCGGTGTGGACACCACCATAAAAGACCTGGCCCTCGAGAACGGCGCCGACGCCTTCCTTGAAAAGCCTTTCACCAAAGCAGAGATATGGCAGGTGATCAACAGTTTCCTGAATTGA
- a CDS encoding FecR family protein, with protein sequence MASDYTSYDQQDFLEDKFFIQWVKYGTPETEAFWNSWIAAQPHNLAALRGAEEQLKHMLSVRRIDPEPSDEEEVWNKIITAIDESPAKVVRMTGRRKWLIAASIAAVILFTGAFWLLNRNTANTVVAGYGQLVTVSLPDASIVKLNANSQVIYLRKWDNGQPREVYLKGEAFFSVRHINSSKFKKAIAANERFIVHTNRLRIEVLGTEFNVKERRGKTTVSLEKGSIKVQLKADSLQQLFLQPGDLAEYDEQTGTFSKTTAPPAFHKDWTERKMLTSNTTVAEIVTELEDIYGYTIILEDPELANRKIDGTIPLKNESNVLFILSNILNVDIEKKNNQMIFKTRK encoded by the coding sequence ATGGCATCGGACTACACATCATATGACCAGCAGGATTTTCTTGAGGATAAGTTTTTTATCCAATGGGTAAAATACGGCACACCGGAAACGGAGGCATTCTGGAATAGCTGGATAGCCGCGCAGCCGCATAATCTGGCCGCATTAAGAGGAGCGGAGGAGCAGCTGAAACACATGTTAAGCGTCCGCAGGATAGACCCGGAGCCATCTGACGAGGAAGAGGTCTGGAACAAGATCATCACTGCCATAGATGAAAGTCCGGCTAAAGTGGTGCGGATGACCGGCCGGCGGAAATGGCTTATAGCAGCATCTATAGCAGCGGTCATACTGTTTACCGGCGCTTTCTGGTTACTGAACCGTAATACCGCCAATACTGTTGTTGCCGGATATGGGCAACTGGTGACCGTATCCCTGCCCGATGCGTCCATTGTAAAGCTGAATGCGAATTCACAGGTGATCTATCTGCGCAAATGGGATAATGGCCAACCTAGGGAAGTGTACCTGAAAGGGGAAGCATTTTTTTCTGTACGACATATCAATAGCAGCAAGTTTAAAAAGGCTATTGCGGCGAACGAACGCTTTATCGTACATACAAACAGGTTGCGGATAGAAGTGTTGGGGACGGAATTCAACGTAAAGGAACGCAGGGGTAAAACAACCGTATCGCTGGAAAAGGGAAGCATAAAAGTACAATTGAAAGCAGACAGCCTGCAGCAACTGTTCCTGCAACCGGGAGATCTGGCGGAATATGACGAACAAACAGGCACATTCAGCAAAACAACCGCACCGCCGGCGTTTCATAAGGACTGGACCGAGCGGAAAATGCTGACGAGCAATACCACCGTAGCGGAGATCGTTACTGAACTGGAAGACATTTACGGCTATACGATCATACTGGAAGATCCGGAGTTGGCAAACAGGAAGATAGACGGCACCATCCCGCTGAAAAACGAGAGCAATGTACTGTTCATACTGTCTAATATATTAAATGTGGATATCGAGAAAAAGAACAACCAAATGATTTTTAAAACGAGGAAGTAG